The Helicoverpa zea isolate HzStark_Cry1AcR chromosome 2, ilHelZeax1.1, whole genome shotgun sequence DNA window ttgttgcttttcagtgactgattcccgggggcccagtaagtgagttggcgagtctccacctgccattttaacatgtatttaatacattgtcatcggcaggtgccatagttcccgtagtttccccattcctagtccattagcatcccatcacaatagcctaagtagttttcatccatagttagcaatagtttagcacagaaccggggattgtccttgggtacatttctatagtgtatacagggataatcgtcggttttgtgttaccatttcattaaagttgtctcaaaagggcttcagcgtgttggcttcggccccacgttcgccttccaaaaatccgggactctgtagtcccgaggtcagaaagagacatacaaataataataataaaaactttatttcggacaagtccatatgagcgaatacaaaaaagaaaaacaacataTGAAATAGATTACATTGCAGTGTGTAGGCTAATCCAGTGCCTCAGTAACGGTGAATCCCACCTATCTGTCAACACGTTCAGGATACTATTGGAACTGGTTCGCACTCGGTGTAACAAGGAAGCGCATCGCTTTCTAATGATGGCATGAAACCCGTCAGTGTGCGCGTCTGCGAACATGCCCGAGGCACTGCAATACCGGGGCAGCCCCAACAGTACCCTGAAGGCGTTGTTGTATTGTACACGCAGGGCGCTGTACGTCGTCCGCGTATAGTTAACCCACAAGGAACACGTGTACATCGACTGGCAATACGCTTTAAAAAGCGTCACCTTAACCGCGTTACTGCATCGTTTGAACCTGCGGGCCAACATATTGCTTCGGACCGCCAGCGCCCTACGTTCCCTCTCCATATCTCTATCATCCTTCAAGTCTTCTGAGACCCAGTGACCAAGATATTTAAAGTGAGACACTTGCTTCAGCTCGTTACCACTTAAGGTGATAGGTATTGGGGTGTAACTTTTATTACCGGCTTTAAATACAAGTATCTCACTTTTTTTTGAGTTATATCTCAGTCCATGACACTCCGCATACGTCTCACAAATTCGTACTAACCTTTTCAGGGCTGAGATTGAAGGactcagcagcaccatgtcgtccgcataactaATGTTATTAATACTAACTCCATCAATATGACACCCGACGCCAGTGCTGCTGAGTTCTCCAATAAGACCGTTCATGTACAGGTTGAAAAGACGCGGTGAGGTCAAGCCACCCTGCCTCACACCACAATCCAACCTGTACACATCTGATGATGCCCCAGCCCATCTTACAATATTTGTTTGTCCATTGTACcaatattttaacatatttacaaTTTCTTGTTCACACGTTGTCTCCCCTTCCATTTTTTCCCATAGTTTCCTGTAGGACACAAGGTCGAATGCCCTTGACAGGTCCAAGAAACAAGCATAAACAGGCGTCTTTCTGTTTACATAGTACTGGACAGTCTCCTTGAGACACATGATAGCACTCTCTGTTGATAAACCTGACCTAAAGCCAAACTGCTGATCATGAAGGTTTATATGCTCATTCAAGTGTTTATCAAGAAGACTGTCCAATACCTTGGCTATAATTGTAGCTAAAGATATCGGCCTATAATTCGACATGTCCGAGACATctccatttttgttttttacgaTCGGTACTACAACTGTATGCATTAATTGTTCTGGTAGGTATGAGTGACTTAAACACAGATTGAAAAACATTGTTAAAACACGTGGTAAATGAACTCCGGCATATTTTAAATGTTCTATACTTAACCCATCATGTCCGGGAGATTTGCCGCGGACCATGCCCTGAATTATATTCCGTATCTGTTTCTTTGTGAACCTGACAACGACACCCGTTTCCTTGCCCCCACATGGCAACATGCCCTCCTGTACATCCCCAACAGGTAAGGAATCTACCTTAAAATGAAGACGAAACGCCTCGGCTATTTTAGATGGTTCATGAATGCCAGCGACGCTCACTGGATGGCCAGGCTTTGGATTAAGACTATTAGTGTTTTTCCAAAAGTTCTTAAAATCTTTCTTATCTTTCTTAAAGAAGGCTAAAAAATTTTTTGGTTGAAAgggctaatctcaggaactgttggaccgattagaaaaaaataaataatcatattatAGCCAATTTATCAAAGACGGCTACTTTTCTCCTAGTTGCGAGTTATCACGGAACACGTGAAAAATCATTGGCTGAAGCTATTTGATTATATTGGGTAACCTTTCGGatttataaagataaaaaagtcGATAGAACTTATCGAGTCAACGcggacctggaattaaaacatCTTCATAAAGAACATGGATGCTCATAAAGCAAGTAATTTTATAATCTCCCATAAAAATACgcatacatataattttttacgTAAACGGCTTTGACTCCATGAgccagacaaaataaaattcataacacTCACCAAACTGACTAGCATACGAGTGCTCGAACAAGGTAATAAGGAAGCTCTGTCTGAACTCGAAGCTGCAGGGGAACTGCTCCAGGAACTGCCTGATGCAGTCCAGCAGCAGCAGGAAGGTGGGAGCAGCCCGGGGTGTTGGAGGCCCGTATGGACCGACACGCTGTCGAGAGTACCACGGGTGGCCTGCTTGTACCCATTCGCGTTCTATTAGAGCTTGTAGACTGAAAAAATAAGGTTCAATTCAGCAAGGTTATTCTAAAATTAGTTTGAATTATGATTTTgcctgaaaatataataatattttatctattttcattattaatgcGTGAGACCAAAAATAATGCAACCAAAGTGTTCCCTTTAGGACTCTTCCTTTCATCTAAAGCTTCCTTTCAGCTATGCCAAAACAGAAAGTGTGGCAACTGGTACCAAGAGATATCGGTTTTGCGTCGTAAACTAAGTTAAGAGCGTaggatagacagtcgcttcatgtaaaacactagtattcagctgcatccggttaaactggaagctaaCCCACTGGTAACACTgggggaaaaggctaggcatatgatAACTATTGTGTAATATTACCAAGTAATAGCAAAAGGTTTACATTACCCCCTTATAGTTCTGCAGTCAGGGTTGAGTATGATCTGCACTAGAGAGCACACCAGCAGTGTGGCGTCTTCACCTCGCGTGCCGTGCACTAATACCGGCTCCGCCTTCTGGGAACACACAAGGATAaaagtttatatgtatagtaATAACGCATAGGAAatggtgaagggtgggtgttTTGAGGGGTATCTCATATCATTCCGGCGTTCTAAAAGTCAAAGTTCTAAAAGTAAAGacaagctgaaaatcgatctcagtggcgtgcacttggagaggcctatgtccagcagtggactgcgataggctgatgatgatgatgttctaaaagtactgattttcagcctacgtTGAATTAACGGATtttcagtttgtatgtatggatattGGTTAAGCTAAAACTACCAAATTTTTACCACTTGTCACTCGATATCTCACGGTGTTGCATGCTGGACACATACCTGGTGTATATGTTGCGCGACGATGCAGGCAGTGTGCAGCGAGTTGCGGACGCTCTCGGGCCAGCCGCACGACTCCAGCCGCGACACCCACTTGTCACTCGATATCTCACGGTCGTTGCATGCTggaatatatattattttttgctgtaTAGGTGTATATTGAAGAGCAAAAGAGAAttaattgttaataaaaaaaaaacgttgttagaaaaaaatacgacAATAATATCTATACTGCCGACGCAGCCTTGGGCCAGACGTATTGGCTGAAACGAAGTAAGTGTGCCAATTATTTTGCAAACAGCACGGTATGTATGAAATAATGGGGAGTATTGTTTGTTACTTTAGCGCAAGGGTAACATAAGGTAATGCAGTGGACACAAGTAAAATATATAGAGTGATTACCATCTATTAATTTAGAGTAGCTATCTAACAGAGGCTGCTGGTTGTCCACCTCATCCATGGATCTGTTGTAGATTTTCCACTGGGAATAGTTTGAATTGCTCTCTGTTCCACCACCTGCAAAATAGTACAGTGAAGTTatcaacaaaaaactttatgtaATAACAACGATTGGTTTTATATCTTTAGATAATAATATAGGATTTACAATCACCAGAAAGAAATAACCCACCACAGCTTTGAAAACtacttttagaaaaaatactgacacctaaataaatataaagcaaTTTACCTTTATTCTGCTGCTGTGATATCGAGTTGGAGCTCCTCAGATCGTATATAATGCCTTTAGTACCGGCAGCCACTACCGCATTCAGTATCGCTTCGTCAGGTCTACACCGTCGGTGCTTCGGACCGTATAGCGGCTGGCCAGCGCGCATTAGTACTGCCTGAGaggttataattataatattaagctTATATAGAGCTATTATATCTATAAAAGGGTAAAGTTTGTAAGTACTGGGTAGGTAATTGTTTCATTTAGAGAAAGCAgtatcttatttttataaatcaattcaaTGGGGAACGCTAAATGCAAAATATAGCATTTTAATAAGCTTTAAACATCGTCGATTTGTCCTGTGACTTGCAATTGAAATTCGAAATTATTAAGACACCCTCTTCGTGTTGTTAATATTGTTCTTAACAAAAGGCTCAAGTCATGATTATACAATATTATCTACCAGAACAAGTAAATTGCAGTCAAATTGCTTTTGCTAAAACACCAAGCTTATATTGCAAACATTAAATTACCACTTACTCCATTATTATGCCTATAAGACAGTACAGGGAATCTTCCTCCTTGCCTGAACGTAGCTGCAGCAGCAAGAGTATCATCATCAACACATTTGGGCACCACTACCGCTTTCCCATAGCTCGAGCATACGCCATAGTTCTGATTTACGCGGGAAACACGCCATTCCTCTGTGGCCAGTACTTTTGTGAATTCACCCTCTATGCTGTAAAAAcacaaaaagattaaaaattgtttttttttatagaaatactGCAGAAAGGAGATTCTAATTTCGATTCATATGTTTTTATAGCTATTGCAATAACATGATTTAATTCAAATGGTGTCAATATTTATCAAAAGGAATCAGGAAGTACAGATAATTCTAATGTTAACCACATTGTTGTATTTATGAATACAGTTTTTGCATAGCTGTAGTTTGAAAATCCATAGTGCAATCATTACTACAAACTCCTTTTTTGGAAGTTGCTTAACAATTTAAAACAGTTTTCTGGAACTATAGAAATAAGTAACAATGTCAAAATTGGCAACTCGCAAGGCATTTATCAGTAGAGTTCTTTAACTAATCACCTGTATAGCGTATATCCATTTTCCACAATAGGATGCATATGTCTATAAAAGAACGGGTAGAACAAGGCGGGATCCTGCAATCCGGATAAATTTTCCAGTGTCTGTTGCATTTGGTTTAACTCGTTGGTAGTAGCTATATCTAGCTGGAATATCCTCAAGTCTTTGCATTTGAGGAAGAGAGAACCTCCTTGGCTGACTCCACTGATTGGTTTGTTCTCCTTCTTCTCTATGCTGTCTATGTTCTTGTGTAGAAGCTGAAATTATAACATTTTGAGttattacaaaagttttttatattacaatattgttttcTAATCATAATGTTTATGGAAATTAAAAAACTAGACTATAAAAGTGCCCTGTATAAGCATCAGTTCCCTCACTTAAGCTCATTGGAATATCAaattatctataaaataaaataagtgatTAAACTTGTAATGAATTTAACatgtaaagaaaaaacatttaaacattgAGACAAGCATTTAAATAGATTTACTTTATATTATGAATTTGATATTTCCGATCTTTTTAAAAAGTGTAATTAATTCAAACAATAGTAACTATCCAACAAATTACTATGCTATCAGCTGATTGCCTTTAAAATGTACCCAATATGGTTATAGCCTGTACATACTGTAAAATCGATATCCGGACCAATTACGAAAATACTGCGGACTACAGCtaggtaataaaatatagcaatttaacTTACCCATAGTTCGTGAACGCCTTCTTTTCGCGAACTCAATATAAGATGATGCCCAGTTATACACACAGTTCCATCCACGTTGTCTTGGTGCGGATACTTGAGAATAACACCGTCCAATTTGTTTATATGTATCAGTTCAATAAActccattattttaattaccaatactcagtaaataaatatttgtaaaataataaataatcatctGAGATGAACCTCACTCTGACGTTTACGTTTTATTCGTTTTTTACGTTGGCAATCAGCTGTcatgttgataaataaaatggctatttaaaattatttagaattaaAGACCATACTCCTACAATATACaaccattaaaattttatttaccaGTTAAAATTAATGGAGAAATCTTTCTAAAAACAAGATCAGGCAATCTtgaatttttaagtaaaatcagTCTGTATCTaacttcatactttatattaGAAGAGTTCTGACAACATTAACGCAGCCGTTACCGGCGTGTTAAGGCGAGATGTAACTATTAGGTTTCCAATGCAACCAAAAGAGATAAACAAAGCTTGTGGAAGCGAGATAAACCGAAACTTTTTGGTACGCTTGGTGATTTCGTACGTTGGCTGTTGCAGCTCCATCTGTCGgataaccaataaaaactaaacgTAGCTGTACGTGCGATGGCGATGTGTGGATTTTTTCGTTGGTTGGTGATATTTTTTGATCACAAAACAATTGCTAATTAAAACAGAAGCCGTATGAATAAGATACAGCCGTTACCGCGTCTGGTGAATAGAGTGTAGTGTGTACGTGAAgtgtatataaaataacaaaccgTGTGGTAAGCCTGCCTATGTATTTGTATGATTGTATtgaaagtaggtatgtaagtagCTGGCAGGGTGGTTGAGCTTGGGTAATGACCGGTTCCTTCAATATTCAGATGTCTATTGTTAGGACATGACGCTGGTCTGCTGTTCATGTTAGAAGCACCACGTTTTCTTACATCACAAAAGGTCAAGCTAAAAATACCAGGTGCTTGTTTTGTCGCAGGTGATGGAGGAGAGCACGGAGCCCCACATGGAGACCGACGTTTCGTCCACCACAGGTGACGTGCCAGAGATGCAGGAGGTGACAGGCTCCGACGGTAACGTCGAGATGATCATAGTAGTAGAGAAAATGGATGATGAGCCTAGTGCTCATACAGATGAACAAACAGAAGAGCAACCGACGTCAGTCGAGGAAGAAATAACAACAGTTATAATATCTGAAGAGGAACCTCCACAGAAAGAGACTGAGATTATAAACTCATCAGTAAGTTGTCCAACACCCATAAAATCTATTGTCAAGACTCCACAAACATCTCCTGTTAAGATTCCACAAAAATCTCCAGCATATAGTCCTGCAAAGTCACCAGTAAAGACACCATTAAAGTCTCCAGTGAAGATTCTGAAGTCTCTCACTAACTCTCCAGTAAGGTCACCAGCTAAATCTCCAACTAAAGATGCAGAAATAGTAAATTCTCCAAGCAAGATAGACACAAAAGAGACTGCAGAGGAGAGCACAGCTCATCCTCTATGTATCACTTCTCCATCTCCTATGAAAATACAACAAGAAGATGCTGTTGACTCATCTATCCCAGAACCTTCACCAATACAAACTGAAGACAAACCTGATACAGAGAAATCTCCAAGCAAAGAAGTACATAAACCTGATCAGAAGTCACCCAttaaggagcaactgcctattgAGTCAGCAACAAAAGAACCTTTATTGGTTGATAAAACATCAGTTAATGGCAAGGTCCAGAGCAATAGCACTAATAAAATAGATGACACAAACACTATAAATACAACTACTGCCAATCCTGCGGATATCACTATTGAAAACTCAAATGACTCTCAAATTGAAACAATGTCTGACCTATCAGAGAAAGAACATAAAGGCATTAGTAGGGAATTAAAATCTTTGATTAACTCTGCAAAAGAGTCAAAGATCATCAGTGAATGTACTCAACTGACAAGTAAAACTAGGAAATCTAGGTCTGCCTTAGACACTTCGAGTTCTAGCCTGAATTCATCTCTGTTAGAGCCCAATAAGATACAGGATGCAAGAAGGAATAGTAGTAACTCACAAAAGAGCAACTGTAGCGAGAAGTCTGAAAGAATTGTCCTGAAGAGGTCCATGAGGTCACAGAACCCTGAATTTGTAAGTAAGGTGAAACAGTTCCTAAACTCAGTTACAGGCAAGGGTCAAAAAGATTCAGATGATGAAGAAGATGAGGTGGAGAGTAAAGAAAAACCAGAGCAATTGGAGCCTGCTAGAGGCACTCCACCAAAGGTCAAAAAGACTGAACAAACggtaagtaaaattattaattcaaacataatattaaaattccaatGTCTCATTATTAAGAAGAGCCCACTATATTTGTGGTATTGTTGATAACAGAATCATTCAAaggttaattttattatatttttttgattaaattaaatagtgaATCTTTATAGAACACATTTTTCATCATGCCAGtgacatttttgtattttgaaagGCTGCAGTAGTGCAGACTTTTTGCTCATCATGTTTATCAGCCAGTAACTTTTTCTAATAAGTAAGGTATACCTATTGACATATCTATAAACAACAAAATGGCTGCCTTTGCTGTTCCCTTGTCACAATAAATATCAGGAATTTGGGTCTGCTAAAATTTAATACCTGAAAATGGTTAGTTATATAGTAGAAACTATTATTGATTACTGACAAGTACtaaatataatgaaaagtaATTGCTTATTATGCAATCAAATTCTAGCATATAACTACACTTTCAAAGTAGTAGATCAAAATCAAATAGTAGTACTAAATCaacatattaccaaaatagttttgttcaaGTATACTATGAAATAtcttatactagcttccgccggcTGTTTTACCCGCGTCGCCTAAGCttcctcccctctaattttcattATGAGCTTAAACGGTTCACTCATTCTTGAGCATAAGTAGTGTAACTAACGCAACCATAGATGTATTAACTTGATACTATaatatgtttcttttttgtcaGGTTGTAGAGAAGAACAATAAGCTTCGCATGGACCCGTACTGCTGGCGGTGTCATTGGGCTGTGGAACAACAGGCTAATGAGAAGTTGCATCCTCCGATGCATTGCACGGTCTGCCCAAGATCTTTCCATTACAAATGTCTGACTGGCACGGAGAGGAACAAGATTAATGTGGAGAAGAACTGGGTTTGTCCAGAATGCATGATTGTACTGCAAGCGGAAAGCTCAGAGACGAGGTAATATTTATACTGATGCTCCATCATCTTAAATGGCTGTGCTGTTGATGACTTTGAAACCAGTTTATTCCTTTGTTCTGCTATTTTAGGGTGCATTAGAACCAAAAAGGCAAATATTCATTGTAACTAAGAAAGAAGGACAAAAGAATGCTCTAGTTCTTTGTTATATTGGTCTAAGTGCACCTTAAGACAGTGTCTACCCACTTTGTATTTCATATAGattgtattgtttaaattaatttgataataaCAGAGCTATGCCATTCGTCTTGTTTAATCACCTATCAAGCCCTGGTCAGAGAGTcatcagagttttctcaaatccacctGACATTGCAAGCATATAAGAAACTTTTATACATATCAGTGCAAAATATAGCTGTAAAAGAGTGAAATAAACACTAGAATTATCATAACTACGTAATTTAGCTTAAACGCGTATATAGGTTATCGCCtggcgtattttttttaagtgtgaCACTTCCTCATACTTTCAAAGCTctcaaaaatatgaatatgttTATTTAGACCTCAGAAATGCTCATGTACTAGGAGATTTTATTGATCATAAAGAATAAGTGTACCCCTGGCTGGCTTCcgcaacaaaattaattaaaacaatgacCTATACAATTAACAGGAGCAATTGCAAATTCGTCGActccaagcaaaataaaaattaagcaGGATTTGTctttgtattaataataaaattagatacccatttattaaaaaaatatgcttagaaagCCCTGCTAAAAgaattataatgttttatgtaactGCAGAGTAGATAACCTATTATGTACACAATCATGCTTTACCCTGCCATACTAGAGTACTATGTACACATTGATTTCAACTTACCATCCAAATTATTACAGAATGAAATTACAGTCTTAAAATAGTTCCTCAATAGATA harbors:
- the LOC124643243 gene encoding myotubularin-related protein 9 is translated as MEFIELIHINKLDGVILKYPHQDNVDGTVCITGHHLILSSRKEGVHELWLLHKNIDSIEKKENKPISGVSQGGSLFLKCKDLRIFQLDIATTNELNQMQQTLENLSGLQDPALFYPFFYRHMHPIVENGYTLYSIEGEFTKVLATEEWRVSRVNQNYGVCSSYGKAVVVPKCVDDDTLAAAATFRQGGRFPVLSYRHNNGAVLMRAGQPLYGPKHRRCRPDEAILNAVVAAGTKGIIYDLRSSNSISQQQNKGGGTESNSNYSQWKIYNRSMDEVDNQQPLLDSYSKLIDACNDREISSDKWVSRLESCGWPESVRNSLHTACIVAQHIHQKAEPVLVHGTRGEDATLLVCSLVQIILNPDCRTIRGLQALIEREWVQAGHPWYSRQRVGPYGPPTPRAAPTFLLLLDCIRQFLEQFPCSFEFRQSFLITLFEHSYASQFGTFMCDNEQERETRGVYTQTTSLWSWLNQPDELPKFINPLYDPTPNVIWPSVAPMSYVIWEELYLRWLVQQHTEEREEQYRHIRAREQQLRAHAQHMRRELLDLAQQYYAHNIHDK